In Bacillus cytotoxicus NVH 391-98, the following are encoded in one genomic region:
- the kdpDN gene encoding KdpD-like non-kinase potassium sensor (KdpDN resembles contains the N-terminal sensor region of KdpD but lacks the C-terminal histidine kinase region.), which translates to MYAEEYEPKFQRRSPEDYLEEIQRMNRGKLKLYVGAAPGVGKTYKMLLDAHEMKKEGLDVVIGLVETHGRKETEAAILDLEIIPLQEIEYKRKRFYELNVEKIIKRAPQVVVVDELAHSNIPGAKHKKRYMDVEELLEAGISVLSAFNIQHLESVHDIVEQITNIKVRERIPDCILQKANEIQLVDVTPEVLRKRLRDGKIYKEEKIKQSLEHFFTINNLGALRELSLREVADDMDEKMSQSLIEPIGVKEKILVCVQYSLAAEKLIRRGWRMANRLNAELFVLNVERGNVESISAGRRQIIAEWKALTKQFEATFLLEEAKGRKPAAVMIEVAKRLQVTQILLGQSARTRWEEICKGSIVNEIMRETKYIDIHIVADQRK; encoded by the coding sequence ATGTACGCTGAAGAATATGAGCCGAAATTTCAAAGAAGGTCACCGGAGGATTATTTAGAAGAAATACAGAGAATGAATAGAGGAAAACTAAAATTATACGTCGGGGCAGCACCTGGTGTTGGGAAAACGTATAAAATGCTACTTGATGCACATGAAATGAAGAAAGAAGGGCTAGATGTTGTTATTGGGCTGGTTGAAACACATGGGAGAAAAGAAACGGAAGCGGCTATTTTGGATTTAGAAATAATTCCTTTACAAGAAATAGAGTATAAAAGAAAGCGATTTTATGAGCTGAATGTAGAGAAAATTATAAAGCGAGCACCGCAAGTAGTCGTGGTAGATGAACTTGCGCATAGCAATATTCCAGGAGCGAAACATAAAAAAAGGTATATGGATGTAGAAGAACTATTAGAGGCGGGAATATCAGTATTATCTGCATTTAATATTCAACATTTAGAAAGTGTTCATGATATCGTAGAACAGATTACAAATATAAAAGTAAGAGAGCGTATTCCTGATTGTATTTTACAAAAAGCAAATGAGATTCAACTTGTTGATGTTACGCCAGAAGTGTTACGGAAAAGGTTAAGAGATGGAAAGATATATAAGGAAGAAAAGATTAAGCAAAGCTTGGAACACTTTTTTACTATTAATAATTTGGGGGCTTTACGAGAGTTATCGCTGAGAGAAGTTGCCGATGATATGGATGAGAAAATGAGTCAATCACTCATAGAACCGATTGGTGTAAAAGAAAAGATCCTCGTTTGTGTGCAATATAGTTTGGCGGCAGAAAAATTAATTCGGCGTGGATGGCGGATGGCGAATCGGTTAAATGCTGAATTATTTGTATTAAATGTAGAAAGAGGCAACGTAGAATCTATTTCAGCAGGAAGAAGACAAATCATTGCTGAATGGAAAGCATTGACGAAACAGTTTGAGGCAACATTTCTATTAGAAGAGGCAAAGGGGAGAAAGCCAGCAGCTGTTATGATTGAAGTTGCAAAACGATTACAAGTTACACAAATTTTGCTTGGACAATCTGCAAGAACGAGGTGGGAAGAAATTTGCAAAGGTTCGATTGTGAATGAAATCATGAGGGAAACGAAGTATATCGATATTCATATTGTTGCTGATCAAAGGAAGTAA
- a CDS encoding MFS transporter, with product MKQALSSIKLQSILYTVCLSALLGSLAQNIYTPILPMIQTTFHTSLSLVHLTVSLFTFILAVMQLVYGPLIDMKGRKYILIPSLCIGTIGAIGCSFATNMYVFLIFRTIQASGIAAIPIVAATIIGDLFEGTERGKAMSIYQTILALAPTIGPLIGGYLGDINGHVTVFLFLSITGIFLPIVNIILLPETKPSILTTTKKNSLYWNLFKHKIGLSIALIGFMQFCMYFCFLVFLPSILTNVFHLNVHEIGMTFVPLALCMMLGSYCYKFFQRWLSPKQALLITSFFNILCVLLFSFTYDINILILLIAISLYGFSMGISLPTHTTLLTEEFIKERATAIGMYNFIRYIGMSTGPMIGGFLFFSQNYFWIFFIGAMLFLIIVLYVRKQLPKNSEI from the coding sequence ATGAAACAGGCATTATCGTCAATAAAATTACAATCTATTTTATACACTGTTTGTTTGAGTGCTCTATTAGGATCTTTGGCTCAAAATATTTATACACCTATTTTACCAATGATTCAAACTACTTTTCACACTTCGCTCTCCCTTGTTCATTTAACCGTTTCACTTTTCACTTTTATTCTCGCAGTGATGCAGCTCGTTTATGGTCCACTCATTGATATGAAAGGCAGAAAATATATCCTAATTCCTAGTCTATGCATCGGAACCATTGGCGCAATCGGCTGTTCTTTTGCAACAAATATGTATGTATTCCTTATATTTAGAACGATTCAAGCGTCCGGAATTGCTGCCATTCCGATTGTAGCGGCCACCATTATTGGGGACTTATTTGAAGGGACAGAACGTGGAAAAGCAATGAGCATTTATCAAACGATACTTGCCCTCGCTCCTACTATCGGTCCACTAATTGGTGGCTATCTTGGGGACATAAATGGGCATGTAACTGTTTTTCTATTTTTATCTATAACTGGAATATTTTTACCCATTGTTAATATCATATTACTTCCTGAAACAAAGCCATCTATCCTTACCACAACTAAAAAAAACAGTCTTTATTGGAATCTTTTCAAACATAAAATTGGTCTCTCTATTGCCCTCATCGGCTTTATGCAATTTTGTATGTATTTTTGTTTCCTCGTTTTTTTACCTAGCATACTTACAAACGTATTCCATCTAAATGTGCATGAAATTGGAATGACGTTTGTACCGCTGGCCTTATGTATGATGCTAGGAAGTTATTGCTATAAGTTTTTCCAAAGATGGCTCTCGCCAAAACAAGCTTTACTGATTACTAGCTTTTTCAATATCCTATGTGTTCTCTTATTCTCCTTCACATATGATATAAACATCCTCATTCTTCTTATTGCGATATCCCTATACGGTTTTAGCATGGGAATATCGCTGCCCACTCACACAACTTTGTTAACAGAAGAATTTATTAAGGAGCGAGCAACTGCAATTGGGATGTACAATTTCATTCGGTATATCGGAATGAGCACAGGTCCAATGATTGGTGGTTTTCTATTTTTTTCGCAAAATTACTTTTGGATTTTCTTCATAGGTGCAATGCTATTTCTCATCATCGTCTTATATGTAAGGAAACAGCTACCGAAAAATAGCGAAATATAA
- a CDS encoding MarR family transcriptional regulator, which produces MDRAEKQREILSDIRTLFHKKEEYMKDNHARFLQEAGVGEMSLSELHVIECIGNKGLINVTAITEEMGMTKGAISKICTKLFNKKYVEKMKMLDNQKEIFFCLTESGNEIYRAHEKLHQQVEEKWLFLLNQYTEEELLFIQRFVRDVGAHLETRTK; this is translated from the coding sequence TTGGATCGTGCAGAGAAGCAAAGAGAAATACTTTCGGACATTCGGACACTTTTTCATAAAAAAGAAGAATATATGAAGGATAATCATGCCCGTTTTCTTCAGGAGGCAGGTGTGGGGGAGATGTCGTTATCAGAACTACATGTCATTGAATGTATTGGAAACAAAGGTTTAATAAATGTAACAGCGATTACGGAAGAAATGGGAATGACAAAAGGAGCTATTTCTAAAATTTGTACGAAGCTGTTTAACAAAAAGTATGTTGAAAAGATGAAAATGTTGGATAATCAAAAAGAAATATTCTTTTGTTTGACAGAGAGTGGAAATGAAATCTATAGAGCTCATGAGAAGTTGCATCAACAAGTTGAGGAGAAATGGCTTTTTCTTTTGAATCAGTATACAGAGGAAGAATTGTTGTTCATCCAAAGATTTGTAAGAGATGTAGGAGCACATTTAGAGACGCGTACAAAATAA
- a CDS encoding patatin-like phospholipase family protein, which produces MLENTGLVLEGGGMRGVYTGGILEYFMEQDLYFPYVIGVSAGACHAASYLSRQRNRNKVVNIDYAQHPRYLSYKNFLKKRQLFDMDFIFHEIPEKHVPFDFETYFNSPERFVVGTTDCETGQPVYFEKEGTNEDALNLLQASSSLPFIARIVNYRGKQLLDGGISDPIPVRKAQTDGYKKSVVILTRNHGYTKKKTKFGWVVARAYKKYPHLVRAMLTRYELYNETLHYIEKEEAAGNLFVIRPEMPLQVDRMEKDVTKLQGLYEQGYEDAKRKFADLQAFLQN; this is translated from the coding sequence ATGCTTGAAAATACGGGGTTAGTATTAGAAGGCGGCGGTATGCGCGGCGTATATACTGGTGGGATACTTGAATACTTTATGGAACAAGATTTATATTTTCCGTATGTCATTGGTGTTTCCGCTGGTGCTTGTCATGCAGCGTCGTATCTTTCTAGACAAAGAAATCGAAATAAGGTAGTAAATATTGATTACGCACAACATCCAAGATATTTATCATATAAGAACTTTTTAAAAAAGCGTCAACTATTTGATATGGATTTCATTTTTCATGAAATTCCGGAGAAGCACGTTCCTTTTGATTTTGAAACATATTTTAATAGTCCAGAACGTTTCGTTGTTGGAACGACCGATTGTGAAACAGGACAGCCTGTTTATTTTGAAAAAGAAGGAACGAACGAAGATGCATTAAACTTATTGCAAGCGTCTAGTTCTTTGCCATTTATTGCACGGATTGTAAACTATCGTGGCAAGCAATTATTAGATGGAGGAATCTCTGATCCAATTCCAGTTCGTAAGGCGCAGACAGATGGATATAAAAAGTCAGTTGTGATTTTAACAAGAAATCATGGATATACAAAGAAAAAAACAAAGTTTGGATGGGTTGTAGCTAGGGCCTACAAAAAATATCCGCATCTTGTTCGTGCTATGCTTACTCGTTATGAATTATATAACGAAACACTTCATTATATTGAAAAAGAAGAGGCAGCAGGTAATTTATTTGTCATTCGCCCTGAAATGCCATTGCAAGTAGATCGTATGGAAAAAGATGTGACAAAACTACAAGGCTTATATGAGCAAGGATATGAAGACGCAAAAAGAAAATTTGCAGATTTACAAGCATTCTTGCAAAACTAA
- a CDS encoding NCS2 family permease, translated as MFNLSKHKTSIKTEIMAGIITFLTMAYIIVVNPVILGDAGVPFEQAFTATIIAAIVGTLFMAIFTNLPIAIAPGMGLNAYFSYSVVKAHEGMTFTIAFSAVFVAGMILILLSFTSFRTKLMEVIPNNLKHAITAGIGLFIAFIGLRMTGIVTKHDSNLVGLGDLHSAPVLLAFAGLGITLILMSLNINGAIFIGMLLTGIIAYFTGQLTFSNGITSMPGLPEGIIVSNPITAVSDVIQYGLYGVVFSFFLVTLFDTTGTLLGVAQQGGFMKDGKLPKSGRALLSDSFSATIGSMFGTTPSTAYIESSAGVAAGGRTGLTTITVAVLFVAAAFFGPLVSAVSGVSAITSPSLIIVGSLMMGAVRNIDWDVFDEAFPAFLVILSMPLTSSISTGIALGFISYPLMKMAKGKFNAVHPLVYIFGILFAYQLIFLPH; from the coding sequence ATGTTTAACCTTTCAAAACATAAAACTTCTATTAAAACTGAAATTATGGCAGGTATAATCACCTTTTTAACAATGGCATATATTATTGTCGTAAACCCTGTTATCCTTGGAGATGCGGGTGTTCCTTTTGAGCAAGCATTTACAGCAACAATTATTGCTGCTATTGTCGGAACATTATTTATGGCCATCTTTACAAACTTACCAATTGCAATTGCTCCAGGTATGGGACTGAATGCTTACTTCTCATACTCGGTAGTAAAAGCACACGAAGGCATGACATTTACAATTGCATTCTCTGCTGTATTTGTGGCAGGTATGATTTTAATTTTATTATCATTCACATCTTTCCGTACAAAATTAATGGAAGTCATTCCGAATAACTTAAAACATGCAATCACTGCTGGCATTGGCTTATTTATTGCTTTTATCGGCTTACGCATGACAGGAATCGTAACAAAACATGACTCTAACTTAGTAGGACTTGGTGACCTTCACTCTGCTCCTGTGTTACTAGCGTTCGCAGGTCTTGGAATTACGCTTATTCTTATGTCCTTAAATATAAATGGTGCTATTTTTATCGGAATGTTATTAACGGGAATAATTGCTTACTTCACGGGACAATTAACATTCTCAAACGGCATTACATCCATGCCTGGATTACCTGAAGGAATTATTGTTTCTAATCCAATTACTGCTGTTTCTGATGTTATCCAATACGGATTGTACGGCGTTGTCTTTTCATTCTTCCTTGTTACATTGTTCGATACAACGGGTACATTACTTGGAGTAGCTCAGCAAGGTGGATTTATGAAAGATGGCAAACTTCCAAAATCAGGACGAGCTCTTCTATCAGATTCTTTCTCAGCAACAATTGGTTCTATGTTTGGAACAACACCATCAACAGCTTACATTGAATCCTCTGCGGGCGTGGCAGCTGGTGGCCGCACTGGTTTAACAACAATTACAGTTGCTGTATTGTTTGTAGCTGCAGCATTCTTCGGTCCTTTAGTAAGTGCTGTATCTGGCGTTTCAGCAATCACATCACCATCATTAATTATCGTTGGTAGCTTAATGATGGGTGCTGTACGTAACATTGATTGGGATGTATTTGATGAAGCATTCCCAGCATTTTTAGTGATTTTAAGCATGCCACTTACATCCAGTATCTCAACAGGGATTGCCCTTGGATTTATTTCATACCCACTTATGAAAATGGCAAAAGGTAAATTCAATGCTGTTCACCCGCTTGTATATATATTTGGAATTTTATTTGCTTATCAATTAATTTTCTTACCACATTAA
- a CDS encoding SDR family oxidoreductase produces the protein MTQQKTFLTLPPQHQNKQPGVESLMNPLPQYDNPYYKGSGKLKGKYVLITGGDSGIGRAVSVAFAKEGANIAIAYLDEHEDANETKKLVEKHGAKCILLPGDVSDEQHCEQIVKETVSQLGGLNILVNNVAQQYPQQSLEYITAQQLEKTFRINIFSYFHVTKAALVHLKQGDAIINTASIVAYEGNEQLIDYAATKGAIVAFTRSLAKSLMQKGIRVNGVAPGPIWTPLIPSSFDKKKVAEFGSDVPMKRPGQPYELAPAYVYLASEDSTYVSGQMIHVNGGVIVNG, from the coding sequence ATGACACAGCAGAAAACATTTTTAACATTGCCACCGCAACATCAAAATAAACAACCGGGAGTAGAGTCTCTTATGAATCCACTTCCTCAATATGATAATCCGTACTATAAGGGAAGCGGGAAATTAAAAGGAAAATATGTGCTTATTACAGGGGGAGATAGTGGCATTGGAAGAGCGGTATCAGTTGCTTTTGCAAAAGAAGGGGCAAATATCGCAATTGCTTATTTAGACGAACATGAAGATGCAAATGAAACAAAAAAGTTAGTAGAGAAACATGGTGCAAAGTGTATATTGCTTCCAGGAGATGTAAGTGATGAACAACATTGTGAGCAAATTGTGAAAGAAACTGTTTCTCAATTAGGTGGTCTCAATATTCTTGTCAATAATGTCGCGCAGCAATATCCGCAGCAAAGTTTAGAATATATTACTGCGCAGCAACTTGAAAAAACATTTCGTATTAATATCTTTTCTTATTTTCATGTTACAAAAGCGGCATTAGTACATTTAAAGCAGGGCGATGCTATTATTAATACAGCATCTATTGTCGCATATGAAGGAAATGAGCAACTTATTGATTATGCGGCGACAAAGGGAGCGATTGTTGCTTTTACAAGGTCGCTTGCAAAGTCATTAATGCAAAAAGGAATCCGGGTAAATGGTGTCGCACCGGGCCCTATTTGGACGCCACTTATTCCATCAAGTTTTGATAAAAAGAAAGTAGCTGAATTTGGAAGCGATGTTCCAATGAAGAGACCTGGACAGCCGTATGAATTGGCACCAGCTTACGTATATTTAGCTTCAGAAGATTCAACCTATGTCTCAGGACAAATGATTCATGTCAATGGTGGAGTGATTGTAAATGGATAA
- a CDS encoding L,D-transpeptidase — protein MKKLWLAVILFFSLPIHTLAETDHLILINLTTNQLSFFENGNYVRTFPVTTGSPRTPTPEGSFCIINKYKNKEYHRKKIPGGAPNNPLGTRWLGLNEKEYAIHGTNREGTIGRRESNGCIRMHDRDIQWLYDRVSVQTKVIISSFHASPEQAAHMYGYRVVSWNGRKVEEDQIGMLTLVDRMNLYWQEPNGQLTKIKTVLPNERYPVYSQRKRGYYYIGNNFYMIDESGEKTHYEQLPHSVLSNIYKRKYNIQ, from the coding sequence ATGAAAAAATTATGGCTAGCAGTCATCCTCTTTTTCAGCCTGCCGATTCATACGCTTGCTGAGACAGATCATCTCATATTGATTAATTTGACGACCAATCAATTATCTTTTTTTGAAAATGGGAATTATGTAAGAACATTTCCGGTAACAACAGGAAGTCCTCGTACACCAACTCCTGAAGGAAGCTTTTGCATCATTAATAAATATAAAAATAAAGAGTATCATCGAAAAAAAATTCCAGGTGGTGCTCCTAATAATCCACTTGGAACAAGATGGCTCGGCTTAAATGAAAAGGAATATGCAATTCATGGAACAAATCGTGAAGGCACGATTGGAAGGCGAGAATCCAATGGATGTATTCGCATGCATGATCGCGATATACAATGGTTGTATGATCGCGTATCCGTACAGACAAAGGTAATTATCTCAAGCTTTCATGCATCTCCAGAACAGGCAGCTCATATGTATGGGTACCGCGTTGTAAGTTGGAACGGTCGCAAAGTAGAAGAAGATCAAATTGGAATGTTGACGCTTGTAGATCGCATGAATTTATATTGGCAAGAACCAAATGGGCAATTGACAAAAATAAAGACAGTGTTGCCGAATGAGCGATATCCGGTCTATTCTCAACGAAAAAGGGGGTACTATTATATAGGGAATAATTTTTATATGATAGATGAATCAGGAGAGAAGACTCACTATGAACAATTACCTCATTCCGTTTTGAGCAATATATATAAACGAAAATATAATATTCAATAA
- a CDS encoding DUF1540 domain-containing protein codes for MPEVRCSVSNCSFWGQGNFCQATAIFVQPDDQNANQPGDNSYTNAALTGETFESAVTTSFETCCQTFKPKY; via the coding sequence ATGCCAGAAGTACGCTGTTCCGTTTCCAATTGTTCCTTTTGGGGACAAGGCAACTTTTGTCAAGCAACTGCAATCTTCGTTCAGCCTGATGATCAAAATGCAAATCAACCAGGAGATAATTCCTATACAAATGCAGCTTTAACAGGTGAAACATTTGAAAGTGCAGTCACAACAAGCTTTGAAACGTGTTGTCAAACCTTTAAACCAAAATATTAA
- a CDS encoding thioredoxin family protein — translation MKKLLIFGGIVIVLFVALWGVRFMEDNSKKDYYANKITLEELRKNITDKKDQTIYFYQTNCVHCQKVSPIVVPLAKDLNVDMKVIDIEKEPDAVWDEFNIKGTPTIIHYKEGKEVSRISGDPGKETFRKWLKETKK, via the coding sequence ATGAAAAAACTGCTTATATTTGGCGGTATTGTTATCGTTTTATTTGTGGCCCTTTGGGGTGTAAGATTTATGGAAGATAATAGTAAAAAAGATTACTATGCAAACAAGATTACCCTGGAGGAGCTTCGTAAAAATATTACAGACAAAAAAGACCAGACCATTTACTTTTATCAAACAAATTGTGTACATTGTCAAAAGGTGTCTCCTATCGTTGTCCCTCTTGCGAAAGATTTGAATGTTGATATGAAAGTGATCGATATCGAAAAAGAGCCTGATGCTGTTTGGGACGAGTTCAACATTAAAGGGACTCCAACAATCATTCATTATAAAGAAGGAAAAGAAGTAAGTCGCATCAGCGGCGACCCAGGCAAAGAAACCTTTCGTAAATGGTTGAAAGAAACGAAAAAGTAA
- a CDS encoding disulfide formation protein C produces the protein MDREKKQEYALLTAWGASFIATLGSLYFSEIMKFEPCVLCWYQRIFMYPFVLWLGIAIAKKDYRIASYSLPIASIGACISLYHYGIQKIPAFSEAGAVCGRVPCTGEYINWFGFITIPFLALIGFMTIIICSFIIIKNK, from the coding sequence ATGGACCGTGAAAAGAAACAAGAATACGCTTTATTGACCGCTTGGGGAGCTTCTTTTATCGCTACACTTGGAAGCTTATATTTTTCTGAAATTATGAAATTCGAACCTTGTGTGCTTTGCTGGTATCAACGTATTTTTATGTATCCATTCGTTTTATGGCTTGGTATAGCTATAGCGAAAAAAGACTATCGCATCGCTTCCTATTCCTTGCCAATCGCAAGTATTGGTGCTTGCATTTCTTTATATCACTATGGAATCCAAAAAATCCCAGCGTTTTCAGAAGCCGGAGCAGTTTGCGGACGTGTCCCTTGTACAGGAGAATATATAAACTGGTTTGGTTTCATCACGATTCCATTTCTAGCATTAATCGGATTTATGACCATCATCATTTGTAGCTTTATAATCATAAAAAATAAATAA
- a CDS encoding LCP family protein — MITLRKLLYIFLCTITVLTGCQPKKNMDSFHGKKQDKYTYNLLIIGSDSRDEQHGRADTIMIAQYNKKEHTAKLASIMRDSYVEIPTYDKKYNKINAAYYYGGPELLRKTIHHNFGIDTSHYVTIDFQAFVNIVDTIAPEGIKVHVTQSIIDDMKLSVAPGMQALHGKELLKYARFRHDKESDFGRVRRQQEVLQAVKRTFTRKMHSLDGMLDIPAMAQKIAPDIQTNLDVQTLFAIRNSLLSTPKIETMRVPLENEYNHAFIEHAGSILQIHPEKNKEALQRFFNVTRAVNNS; from the coding sequence GTGATAACTTTGCGGAAACTGTTATACATATTCCTTTGTACCATTACAGTCTTAACCGGTTGTCAACCAAAGAAAAACATGGATTCATTTCATGGAAAGAAACAAGATAAATATACATACAATCTTCTCATTATCGGCAGTGATTCACGCGACGAACAACATGGGCGTGCGGATACCATTATGATTGCTCAATATAATAAAAAAGAGCATACAGCCAAACTCGCTTCTATTATGCGCGATAGCTATGTAGAAATTCCTACCTATGACAAAAAATATAATAAAATTAACGCTGCCTACTACTACGGTGGTCCAGAACTGTTACGCAAAACAATTCATCACAATTTCGGAATTGACACTTCCCATTACGTAACAATCGATTTTCAAGCGTTTGTTAACATTGTAGATACAATCGCACCAGAAGGAATTAAAGTACATGTCACGCAATCCATTATCGATGACATGAAATTATCTGTAGCACCTGGGATGCAGGCTCTTCATGGAAAAGAATTATTAAAATATGCTCGTTTTCGTCACGATAAAGAGAGTGATTTTGGTCGTGTAAGACGGCAACAAGAAGTACTTCAAGCAGTTAAACGAACATTTACTCGTAAGATGCATTCTCTAGATGGAATGCTTGATATACCAGCAATGGCACAAAAAATCGCACCAGACATCCAAACAAATTTAGATGTACAAACGCTATTTGCAATTCGCAATAGTCTATTATCAACACCAAAAATAGAAACCATGCGTGTTCCTCTTGAGAATGAGTATAATCATGCTTTTATTGAGCATGCAGGCTCCATATTACAAATACATCCCGAAAAAAATAAAGAAGCTCTTCAACGTTTTTTCAACGTCACAAGAGCTGTAAATAACTCATAA
- a CDS encoding YhdB family protein, with protein MNTYNDYDKALYYTYCCNWDKLLVLMVQTKDQIFSKRIERFLHAYQYGKQLSEVDKQLQLLFQYIDHASQKSYMEEIEQLQM; from the coding sequence ATGAACACCTACAACGACTACGACAAAGCGCTCTATTACACATATTGTTGTAATTGGGATAAGTTACTTGTTTTAATGGTACAAACAAAAGATCAAATATTTTCAAAACGAATTGAACGCTTTTTACATGCGTATCAATATGGAAAACAATTATCTGAAGTAGATAAACAACTACAACTGTTATTCCAATATATTGACCATGCCTCACAAAAGTCCTATATGGAAGAAATTGAACAGCTACAAATGTAA
- a CDS encoding PCYCGC motif-containing (lipo)protein, which yields MKKYIFSLLVIMSLLLTGCSSAHDKKVSRSKEDHASHIAQGDVQEKTNGVETLPTFLDKLDPQLKDIYTVAGNNAELLSWIPCYCGCGENVGHKSNKNCFIKEIKQNGEVVWDSHATTCVNCLEIAVKSASMQQNGKSLLEIRNYIDNTYKEGYAKPTPTPMPKA from the coding sequence ATAAAAAAATATATATTCTCTCTACTTGTAATCATGAGCCTACTCCTTACTGGATGTAGTAGTGCACATGACAAGAAAGTTTCAAGATCAAAAGAAGATCATGCTTCTCACATTGCACAAGGTGACGTGCAAGAAAAAACAAATGGAGTAGAAACACTCCCAACCTTTTTAGACAAGCTAGACCCACAACTAAAAGATATCTATACAGTCGCAGGAAACAACGCCGAATTATTAAGTTGGATTCCTTGTTACTGTGGATGTGGTGAAAATGTGGGACATAAAAGTAATAAAAATTGTTTTATTAAGGAAATAAAACAAAATGGAGAAGTTGTTTGGGACTCCCATGCAACAACATGTGTAAACTGTTTAGAAATTGCAGTCAAATCTGCATCTATGCAGCAAAACGGAAAGTCTCTACTTGAAATTAGAAATTACATCGACAATACATATAAAGAAGGCTATGCAAAACCGACGCCTACACCAATGCCCAAAGCTTAA
- a CDS encoding GerAB/ArcD/ProY family transporter produces MSTKSTEKTKTVSPYFIFFLLHSLQIGVGILGYQRIIIKSAGHDAWIAIIIAGAATHIVLFCMLKMLEKDDDLVQIHTTCFGKWIGSFLTLCFTFYFLLFCLTVLRTYIEVIQVWVFPTIKGWTLTLLFLLVTYYALKGGFRSVTGICFWGTVLPIFVVLFLVFPLQYAHFRNILPIFIHSPIEMLQSAKDSSLEFLGFEAILVFYPFIEKGKSFKKWAHGGILFTTIVYGVLAAVSIMYFSEGLLNHTIWPTLTMLKIIKVPFIQRFEYIIIFIWLLIILPNLCLTIWSACRSVKRSFHISFKVTLPFFITIVFIASLFFTNRESINILNTTLSQTGMYIVYTYIPLLCIWHSIRWRWKKKKTAP; encoded by the coding sequence ATGAGTACGAAAAGCACTGAAAAAACAAAAACTGTTTCTCCTTATTTCATATTTTTTTTACTACACTCCTTACAAATTGGAGTGGGTATTCTTGGTTATCAACGAATTATTATAAAGAGCGCTGGTCATGACGCATGGATTGCTATCATTATAGCTGGTGCTGCAACTCATATTGTATTATTTTGTATGTTAAAAATGTTAGAGAAAGATGATGATTTAGTTCAGATCCATACAACATGCTTCGGAAAATGGATTGGGTCTTTCTTAACTTTATGTTTCACTTTTTATTTTCTATTATTTTGTCTTACCGTTCTACGGACATATATTGAAGTAATTCAAGTTTGGGTATTCCCTACCATAAAAGGATGGACGTTGACTTTACTTTTTTTACTTGTTACTTACTATGCATTAAAAGGAGGATTCCGCTCTGTAACTGGAATCTGCTTTTGGGGAACTGTATTACCCATTTTCGTTGTTCTTTTTTTAGTTTTCCCACTACAATATGCTCATTTTCGTAACATATTACCAATTTTCATACACTCACCTATTGAAATGTTACAATCAGCTAAAGATTCTTCATTAGAATTTTTAGGATTTGAAGCCATACTTGTTTTTTATCCATTTATTGAAAAAGGAAAATCATTTAAAAAATGGGCTCATGGTGGTATTTTATTTACTACCATTGTATATGGAGTGTTAGCGGCCGTTTCTATTATGTATTTTAGTGAAGGCTTACTAAATCACACCATCTGGCCAACATTAACGATGTTAAAAATTATTAAAGTTCCTTTTATTCAACGATTTGAGTACATTATTATTTTTATTTGGTTACTGATTATTTTACCCAACCTATGCTTAACAATCTGGTCAGCTTGTCGTTCTGTAAAGCGTTCTTTCCATATCTCATTTAAAGTTACACTCCCTTTTTTTATTACAATTGTATTCATCGCCTCTTTATTTTTTACAAATCGAGAAAGTATCAACATATTAAACACCACTTTATCTCAAACTGGAATGTATATTGTATATACATACATTCCCTTACTTTGTATATGGCACTCGATTCGCTGGCGATGGAAAAAGAAAAAAACTGCTCCATAA